TTTTAATTTCTAGTATTGTTCCTACATCATAGAATTCTACAGCTTCTCCATTTTCTGGTGGGAAGTTTTTTGGTGATAGTATGATTCCGTTTTCTTCTTCATTTAGTACTTTTAGCACGTTTTCAGCTTGACTTTTTTCAAGGTTTATTACCATATCTGTGTGTGGTAGTAGGATTGTGTTTGGTATGAGTAGGATTGGTAGTTTTTTTTCATTATTTTGGTTCATATTTTCTTGTGTCATTTCTTCTTTTGTTGTGTTTTGTTTTATATCTTCCGGTTTTATTATTTCTTCGTCTTTTCTTAGTTTTTGTGTAAATGAGAGTTTTTTATTTTTCATAATTATCGCATATCTCCTTAATTGGAATTAGTTTATTTTTTTTTTAAATTTTTTAGAAAAGATTTTATTTTTTTTTATGGGTTTATTATATTGTGGAAAAGTTGGTCGATATTTTCTTTTTGTTTTATCATGTGTTGGGTGTTTATATAGTAATATATGTTATTGCCTTTCTTGTCTGATTTTATTAACTCTGCAGTTCGTAGTACTTTTAGATGTTGTGATGCTGCAGGTTGTGTTATTTTTTTTTTCTGCTATTTCATTTACTGTTATTTCTTTTTTTCCCTTTGCAAGAAGGCTTATTATTTTTAAACGATTAGTATTACTAAGAATTTTAAATGTTTTTTCTAGTTTTTTCTCAGTTTTCGTTTCCATAAAATATGATATATAAGAGGTTACTTATATACTTTTCTATTTTAATAACAAAAAGTAACTAAATTATATTATTAATTCAAAAAGTTATAAAAACAACAAATAACAAACCTAAAAAATAACAATAAAAAAAATAATGGGGAGAAAAACTTACAATGAAAATATCACTAACAAAAGGAGCATCCGAAGGACCAACTAAACTAAATGCATTTGACAATGCACTACTTGATGCAAACATAGGAAATGTAAATCTAATACCAGTATCAAGCATGCTACCTGCAGAAGTTGAAAAAATACCAATGCCAGAACTAAAACCAGCTGAAATGACAAACTGTGTACTATCACACCAATACTCAGATAACCCAGGAGATGAAATAACAGCAGTAATAGCATATGCTCTAACAGAAGAAATGGGATGTGTAGTAGAAACCAAAGCAATAAACAAACCACTAAAACAACTAGAAGAAGAAGCACGCTTCATGGCAGAATACATGGTAGAAAAAAGAAACCTTGAAATCATAGAATATGAATGTATATCACAAACACACACAGTAAAAGAAAAAGCAAGCGTAATAGCAGCACTAATATATCATGATCCAATCAGACACTAAGAGAAAGTAAAAAAAAATAAAACACTTAACCACCCTCTAAACATACTACTTTTTTTCATAAAATATGAATTTACTAGTTAAAAACTTTTAAACTACTAAAAAAAAGAGCTATCTTATTTTAAAAAAAAGAAATACTAAAAAAAAGGGGATATGTAAAAAATAATTCCAAAAAAAAGGTATATTAAAAAGGGGAATTTAAATAAATAAATCCTCTTTTTTATCCATTTACTATTTCATCAAGAATTTCAATGAATTTCTCATTTTTAGGATGTGTTTCAATACTTATACGCATATAATATTCATCAAGATCACGGAAACTTGTACAATCACGTACAATTACACCACGTTTCATAAGCTCATCTGCAAGTTGAGCTGCTGTAAATCCACTATCATGAAGATCTACAAGAAGATAGTTAGATTTTGATGGATAAATGTGAAGATTATCAATATTACTTACACTTTCATATAAGTATTCACGTTCATCAATAGATTTTTTAATATAATTATTAATATAATCCTCATCATCAAGTGTTGCAATAACAGCCTTTTGTGATGGTACAGTTACACTAAATACAGGTTTTATTCTTGACATCTTCTCAAGAAGTTCAGGATTTGAAAGACCATATCCAATACGAAGACCTGCAAGACCAAGTATTTTAGAAAATGTTCTGATAATTAATACATTATCATACTTATCAAGTAAGTTAATATTATTTACCTCAGCAAATTCCCAGTATGCTTCATCTACAACAACAAGTGCATCAGTAGCTTCAATAATACGAATAATATCATCTTGACTTATAAGTCCACCTGTAGGATTATTTGGAGTACATAAAAATATTGCTTTTGTTTTATCAGTTATATTTTCAAGTACAGAATCAACATCAAGTGTATTACTTTCAAGATCCCATTTTGCATATACAGGCTTTGCACCATATACTTTAAATGTATATTCATAGTATGTATATGTTGGTGGATGTGTTATAAATTCATCTCCTGGATCTATTAATGTTTTAGCTAAAACATCAAATAGTTCATCTGCTCCATCACCTGTTACAATTACTTGTTCTGGTTTTACATTTGCATATTCTGCTATTTTTTCTTTTAAGTATTCATGATTAGATTCAGGATATCTGTTTATTTCATCTATTGCATCAATAATTGCTTGTTTTGCCTTTGGTGATGCTCCCCATGGATTTTCATTTGATCCAAGTTTTATAATATCTTCAGGACTAACACCGTATTTTTCCATAATTTCCTTTTTTGATCGTCCTGGAACATATGTGTCATATTCATCTATAATTGCTCGAGTTTTTACCATTATTAATCACAT
The nucleotide sequence above comes from Methanosphaera cuniculi. Encoded proteins:
- a CDS encoding ArsR/SmtB family transcription factor produces the protein MTQPAASQHLKVLRTAELIKSDKKGNNIYYYINTQHMIKQKENIDQLFHNIINP
- a CDS encoding ArsR/SmtB family transcription factor, with translation METKTEKKLEKTFKILSNTNRLKIISLLAKGKKEITVNEIAEKKNNTTCSITTSKSTTNCRVNKIRQERQ
- a CDS encoding pyruvoyl-dependent arginine decarboxylase translates to MKISLTKGASEGPTKLNAFDNALLDANIGNVNLIPVSSMLPAEVEKIPMPELKPAEMTNCVLSHQYSDNPGDEITAVIAYALTEEMGCVVETKAINKPLKQLEEEARFMAEYMVEKRNLEIIEYECISQTHTVKEKASVIAALIYHDPIRH
- the hisC gene encoding histidinol-phosphate transaminase — protein: MVKTRAIIDEYDTYVPGRSKKEIMEKYGVSPEDIIKLGSNENPWGASPKAKQAIIDAIDEINRYPESNHEYLKEKIAEYANVKPEQVIVTGDGADELFDVLAKTLIDPGDEFITHPPTYTYYEYTFKVYGAKPVYAKWDLESNTLDVDSVLENITDKTKAIFLCTPNNPTGGLISQDDIIRIIEATDALVVVDEAYWEFAEVNNINLLDKYDNVLIIRTFSKILGLAGLRIGYGLSNPELLEKMSRIKPVFSVTVPSQKAVIATLDDEDYINNYIKKSIDEREYLYESVSNIDNLHIYPSKSNYLLVDLHDSGFTAAQLADELMKRGVIVRDCTSFRDLDEYYMRISIETHPKNEKFIEILDEIVNG